One window from the genome of Amycolatopsis sp. NBC_01480 encodes:
- a CDS encoding winged helix-turn-helix transcriptional regulator, with protein sequence MTTPPDEENLTCRPRVVLGIVGDRWSLLVVRNLRLGPRRFTELKRETTGISQRMLTVTLRSLERDGILTRTVHNVMPPHVSYELTPMGRTLREAAMPLLEWSTAHLDRIDAARAEYDARS encoded by the coding sequence ATGACCACGCCGCCGGACGAGGAGAACCTGACCTGCCGGCCCCGGGTCGTGCTCGGCATCGTCGGGGACCGGTGGTCGCTGCTGGTCGTGCGCAACCTCCGGCTGGGCCCGCGCCGGTTCACCGAGCTGAAGCGCGAAACCACCGGGATCAGCCAGCGGATGCTCACCGTCACCCTGCGCAGCCTGGAGCGCGACGGCATCCTGACCCGGACTGTCCACAATGTAATGCCGCCGCACGTCAGCTACGAGCTCACGCCCATGGGCCGAACCCTGCGCGAAGCCGCCATGCCGCTGCTGGAGTGGAGCACCGCCCACCTGGACCGCATCGACGCCGCCCGCGCCGAATACGACGCCCGCAGCTAG
- a CDS encoding aldo/keto reductase gives MTTTTASFAGRTVSRLGYGAAQLGRLSERREEAVALLRRALELGVNHVDTAEFYGFGFANEVIREVLRPEDDVLVVTKVGADPNPGGRVPLRIAQRPEQLRASVEDNLRSLGVDRLAVVNLRRLDSGPGLRPEGEQVVDLDDQLEVMTALRDEGKIGAIGLSCVTSDGLRRALPAGIACVQNAYSVVSRDDEDQLRLCVSEGVAWVPFFPLGGGFAGMPKVADEPAVHAVAESMGVTPSQVGLAWLLHHAPNVLLIPGTADLAHLEANLAVAGISFDDATLATLDAIESRSSEVRLG, from the coding sequence ATGACCACCACTACTGCTTCGTTCGCCGGCCGTACTGTGTCCCGGCTCGGATATGGCGCGGCCCAGCTCGGCCGCCTGTCCGAACGCCGTGAAGAGGCTGTCGCGTTGCTGCGGCGCGCACTCGAGCTGGGCGTGAATCACGTTGATACCGCGGAGTTCTACGGGTTCGGCTTCGCCAACGAGGTGATTCGCGAGGTGCTGCGCCCCGAGGACGACGTGCTGGTCGTCACCAAGGTCGGGGCCGACCCGAACCCGGGCGGGCGGGTGCCGTTGCGCATCGCGCAGCGGCCCGAGCAGCTGCGGGCCAGCGTCGAGGACAACCTGCGCAGCCTCGGCGTCGACCGGCTCGCGGTGGTGAACCTCCGCCGTCTCGATTCCGGCCCTGGCCTGCGTCCCGAGGGTGAGCAGGTGGTTGACCTCGACGATCAGCTCGAGGTGATGACCGCGTTGCGCGACGAGGGCAAGATCGGCGCGATCGGGCTGAGCTGCGTCACTTCCGACGGCCTGCGCCGCGCCCTGCCGGCCGGCATCGCCTGCGTGCAGAACGCCTACAGCGTCGTCTCCCGTGACGACGAGGACCAGCTGCGGTTATGCGTCTCCGAGGGAGTCGCCTGGGTGCCGTTTTTCCCGCTGGGCGGCGGTTTCGCGGGAATGCCCAAGGTTGCCGACGAACCGGCGGTGCACGCTGTGGCCGAGTCGATGGGCGTCACGCCGTCGCAGGTCGGCCTGGCCTGGCTGCTGCACCACGCGCCGAACGTGCTGCTCATCCCCGGCACCGCCGACCTCGCCCACCTCGAAGCCAACCTGGCCGTCGCCGGGATTTCCTTTGACGACGCCACTCTCGCGACCCTCGACGCCATCGAATCCCGCTCCAGCGAGGTCCGGCTCGGCTAG